In Deinococcus depolymerans, the following are encoded in one genomic region:
- a CDS encoding vWA domain-containing protein: protein MDRASPTTDPSPACRARRPRPLTGLLLTGLLLTPAAAQTTRPPGPVPRGTQTASPQASCTLPDGPLPTRTRTVIVLDTSGSMRGLGDGRADIFEQVKASVARYVRTRTPDELTLITFDGGLRTRRTFSDPARNASWPAALAATRADGNNTYLYRSLKDALSPLNRQPDTLTTVFVLTDGIDNDRAAPAGAARAALNAFTARGPLDRLHYVALGTDIPAAARTALEDSDYASGLTLPLRQIPDLTGQTPAGTGLEGGLLTVTDPATASAAFAPGTPLTLHAGPGARSLQLNAPQAGASGLPLTLNGPVRAGAAALLCAPPSAAAGQVAPRTRRVLLRLTGRAPLLTWLNPGEDLSLRAGEHATLRYRAAPGLPLGAATVRGAPGLHAEVRALPGSRELTVQFTGLGLPAGQRVTPTLDLPGLPPQPLPTLTGAAGGHLPPRPGPPAPVTPPAPVTPPTPVTPPTPVTPPTPARPPLPPLAWAVALAVTAALLLGWRARPAAPAAPGRAPRPAAPTPVEGLEYRDDRTIALVGADGEVSSVPTPLGGPFDLGQMARVPHLSGLRAEQHRDGLRVLRVPPDLEVSQGARLLQPGDVVRPGTLLGVAVARRARAPHPTLGSLAGLGLPLALHSRGPVLHVRGPYGEHALRVHAPVTDLGLTLRSPALEGLSVSLSGRDLLLLRAPETLQLRVAGENTVLTPGTPLPPHAVVDFLG from the coding sequence ATGGACCGCGCCTCCCCGACCACCGACCCGTCACCGGCCTGCCGGGCACGGCGGCCCCGGCCCCTGACCGGCCTGCTGCTGACCGGCCTGCTGCTGACCCCGGCCGCCGCGCAGACCACCCGGCCGCCCGGCCCCGTGCCCCGCGGCACCCAGACCGCCTCCCCCCAGGCCAGCTGCACCCTCCCGGACGGGCCGCTTCCCACCCGTACCCGCACCGTGATCGTGCTGGACACCAGCGGCAGCATGCGCGGCCTCGGCGACGGCCGCGCCGACATCTTCGAGCAGGTCAAGGCCAGCGTCGCCCGGTACGTCCGCACCCGCACCCCGGACGAACTGACCCTGATCACCTTCGACGGCGGCCTGCGCACCCGCCGCACCTTCAGCGACCCTGCCCGCAATGCCAGCTGGCCCGCCGCGCTGGCCGCCACCCGCGCCGACGGCAACAACACCTACCTCTACCGCAGCCTGAAAGACGCCCTGAGCCCCCTGAACCGCCAGCCGGACACGCTGACCACCGTGTTCGTCCTGACCGACGGCATCGACAACGACCGCGCCGCGCCCGCCGGGGCCGCGCGGGCCGCCCTGAACGCCTTCACCGCCCGCGGCCCCCTCGACCGGCTGCACTACGTGGCGCTGGGCACCGACATTCCCGCCGCCGCCCGCACCGCCCTGGAAGACAGCGACTACGCCAGCGGCCTGACCCTCCCGCTGCGCCAGATCCCGGACCTGACCGGACAGACGCCCGCCGGCACCGGCCTGGAAGGCGGCCTGCTGACCGTCACGGACCCCGCCACCGCCAGCGCCGCCTTCGCGCCCGGCACGCCCCTGACCCTGCACGCCGGTCCCGGCGCACGCAGCCTGCAGCTGAACGCTCCGCAGGCCGGTGCCAGTGGCCTGCCCCTCACCCTGAACGGTCCCGTCCGGGCCGGCGCGGCGGCGCTGCTGTGCGCTCCGCCCAGCGCCGCCGCCGGGCAGGTCGCGCCCCGCACACGCCGCGTGCTGCTGCGCCTGACCGGCCGCGCCCCGCTGCTCACCTGGCTGAACCCCGGCGAGGACCTCAGCCTCCGCGCCGGCGAGCACGCCACCCTGCGCTACCGCGCCGCGCCGGGCCTGCCGCTCGGCGCGGCAACCGTGCGCGGCGCCCCTGGCCTGCACGCCGAGGTGCGCGCCCTGCCCGGCAGCCGCGAACTGACCGTGCAGTTCACGGGCCTGGGCCTCCCGGCCGGGCAGCGCGTCACGCCCACCCTGGACCTTCCCGGACTGCCACCCCAGCCGCTGCCCACCCTGACCGGCGCGGCCGGCGGCCACCTGCCGCCCCGGCCCGGCCCGCCCGCCCCGGTCACGCCGCCCGCCCCGGTCACGCCGCCCACACCGGTCACGCCGCCCACACCGGTCACGCCGCCCACACCGGCCCGCCCCCCCCTGCCGCCCCTGGCCTGGGCGGTCGCGCTGGCCGTGACCGCCGCGCTGCTGCTCGGCTGGCGCGCCCGGCCCGCCGCTCCCGCCGCCCCGGGACGCGCCCCCCGCCCCGCCGCGCCCACCCCCGTGGAGGGACTGGAGTACCGCGACGACCGCACCATCGCCCTGGTCGGCGCGGACGGCGAGGTCAGCAGCGTTCCCACGCCCCTGGGCGGTCCCTTCGACCTGGGCCAGATGGCGCGCGTGCCGCACCTGAGCGGCCTGCGGGCCGAGCAGCACCGCGACGGCCTGCGCGTCCTGCGCGTTCCGCCCGACCTGGAAGTCAGCCAGGGCGCCCGGCTCCTGCAGCCCGGTGACGTCGTCCGCCCCGGCACCCTGCTGGGCGTGGCGGTCGCCCGCCGCGCCCGCGCCCCGCACCCCACCCTCGGCAGCCTCGCCGGGCTGGGCCTGCCGCTGGCCCTGCACAGCCGCGGTCCCGTCCTGCACGTCCGCGGTCCCTACGGCGAGCACGCCCTGCGCGTCCACGCGCCGGTCACGGACCTCGGCCTGACCCTGCGGTCTCCCGCGCTGGAAGGCCTGAGCGTCAGCCTCAGCGGCCGGGACCTGCTGCTGCTGCGCGCCCCGGAGACCCTGCAACTGCGCGTCGCCGGCGAGAACACCGTCCTGACCCCTGGCACGCCCCTGCCCCCGCACGCCGTCGTGGACTTCCTGGGCTGA
- a CDS encoding tetratricopeptide repeat protein translates to MNLRTLGELSVEGVTFRREKVLLLLAFLCVEGPQPRRRLADLFWPDAANPMNSLAQHLVHLRGLGGALGEDSPRVAPGTQVRCDACDLREAVRQGRPQDAADLYRGPFLDSLTIPLGADLEEWMFDTREAVARDARTALTTQAAQAAAHGDTTRAGDLAARALTLPGAPPADELELPRLHHLLTLAAHPLAAQVEREARTLGLHLDAVPVTPPAPFAGREGELAALGALLPGQVAWVSGHAGMGKTALLDALARAGGWTVLPGRADLPYGTLAPLCAAPPASAHAALGALRDPQVRVAVDGWEGTDPGTQATLTLAAQSRPAPGRDTPTRPGAALLITGRTHPPFDVDLHLQLGPLTPADLNDPDLHGRTDGHPTLVGAALRGQPLDLQFGARVRAYPDPVRDTFLTLAIQDQPNLRATRAAMNLGAQDFARILSFLTTEGLTTETGRAYAAAATREALAEIHVHAALIHLQLARALPDEDAWPFYDRSRDLWEDTDERRAARAARLRAHAHLKRGYPGQAAALLDTLAHLSELAVPHAWALIGVGRYQDALTRLNTLSAHDQQVSDALAARAVTLVRLGRAAEAVVLADRISGHGPDAAHAASVRAHAARMREQWQDARRHSQIAADLWNLHGDDEAHLTELGMVARAQVGLGADPATVFGPLLDRAREIPSARSRLLMNYVMLLGTLGQRPQAEALYPALMQALQEAGDTFGLANVHINRGVDAHENGQHTEAAAHYRAAITQLRGTGNTRLLGVALSNLSEIDGDLSAFEDALTLLTSAGQQELVAQIRRNAQLQTP, encoded by the coding sequence ATGAACCTGCGGACGCTGGGCGAACTGTCCGTGGAGGGCGTGACCTTCCGCCGCGAGAAGGTGCTGCTGCTGCTGGCCTTCCTGTGCGTGGAGGGACCGCAGCCACGCCGCCGCCTCGCGGACCTGTTCTGGCCGGACGCCGCCAACCCCATGAACTCCCTCGCGCAGCACCTCGTGCACCTGCGCGGCCTGGGCGGCGCGCTCGGGGAGGACAGCCCGCGCGTCGCGCCCGGCACGCAGGTCCGCTGCGACGCCTGCGACCTGCGCGAGGCCGTCCGCCAGGGCCGCCCGCAGGACGCCGCCGACCTGTACCGCGGCCCGTTCCTGGACAGCCTGACCATCCCGCTCGGCGCGGACCTCGAAGAATGGATGTTCGACACCCGCGAAGCCGTCGCCCGGGACGCCCGCACCGCCCTGACCACCCAGGCCGCGCAGGCCGCCGCGCACGGCGACACCACCCGCGCCGGGGACCTCGCCGCGCGCGCCCTGACCCTGCCCGGCGCGCCCCCCGCCGACGAACTCGAACTCCCGCGCCTGCACCACCTGCTGACCCTGGCCGCGCACCCGCTGGCCGCGCAGGTGGAACGCGAGGCGCGCACGCTGGGCCTGCACCTGGACGCCGTGCCCGTCACGCCGCCCGCCCCGTTCGCCGGGCGGGAAGGCGAACTGGCCGCGCTGGGCGCCCTGCTGCCCGGACAGGTCGCGTGGGTCAGCGGGCACGCCGGGATGGGCAAGACCGCCCTGCTCGACGCCCTGGCCCGCGCCGGCGGCTGGACGGTCCTGCCGGGCCGCGCGGACCTGCCCTACGGCACGCTGGCCCCGCTGTGCGCCGCGCCGCCCGCCAGCGCCCACGCCGCGCTGGGCGCCCTGCGCGACCCGCAGGTGCGCGTGGCCGTGGACGGCTGGGAGGGCACGGACCCCGGCACGCAGGCCACCCTGACCCTCGCCGCGCAGTCCCGGCCAGCGCCGGGACGGGACACGCCCACGCGGCCCGGCGCGGCCCTGCTGATCACGGGCCGCACCCACCCGCCCTTCGACGTGGACCTGCACCTGCAGCTGGGCCCCCTGACCCCGGCCGACCTGAACGACCCGGACCTGCACGGCCGCACGGACGGGCACCCCACCCTGGTCGGCGCGGCCCTGCGCGGCCAGCCGCTGGACCTGCAGTTCGGCGCGCGGGTCCGCGCGTACCCGGACCCGGTGCGCGACACGTTCCTGACGCTCGCCATTCAGGATCAGCCGAACCTGCGCGCCACCCGCGCCGCCATGAACCTGGGCGCGCAGGACTTCGCGCGGATCCTGTCCTTCCTGACCACCGAGGGCCTGACCACCGAGACGGGCCGCGCCTACGCCGCCGCCGCCACCCGCGAGGCCCTGGCGGAGATTCACGTGCACGCCGCCCTGATCCACCTGCAACTCGCCCGCGCCCTGCCCGACGAGGACGCCTGGCCGTTCTACGACCGCAGCCGCGACCTGTGGGAGGACACCGACGAACGCCGCGCCGCCCGCGCCGCCCGCCTGCGCGCCCACGCCCACCTGAAACGCGGCTACCCCGGCCAGGCCGCCGCGCTGCTCGACACCCTCGCGCACCTGAGCGAACTGGCCGTCCCGCACGCCTGGGCGCTGATCGGCGTGGGCCGCTACCAGGACGCCCTGACCCGCCTGAACACCCTGAGCGCCCACGACCAGCAGGTCAGTGACGCCCTGGCCGCCCGCGCCGTCACCCTGGTCCGCCTGGGCCGCGCCGCTGAAGCGGTGGTCCTGGCAGACCGGATCAGCGGCCACGGCCCCGACGCCGCCCACGCGGCCAGCGTCCGCGCGCACGCCGCCCGGATGCGTGAACAGTGGCAGGACGCCCGCCGCCACAGCCAGATCGCCGCCGACCTCTGGAACCTCCACGGGGACGACGAGGCGCACCTGACCGAACTCGGCATGGTCGCCCGCGCCCAGGTGGGCCTCGGGGCGGACCCCGCCACCGTCTTCGGGCCGCTGCTGGACCGCGCCCGCGAGATCCCCAGCGCCCGCAGCCGCCTGCTGATGAACTACGTGATGCTGCTGGGCACGCTCGGCCAGCGCCCACAGGCCGAGGCGCTGTACCCCGCCCTGATGCAGGCGCTCCAGGAGGCCGGAGACACCTTCGGACTGGCGAACGTCCACATCAACCGGGGCGTGGACGCCCACGAGAACGGCCAGCACACCGAGGCCGCCGCGCACTACCGCGCGGCCATCACCCAGCTGCGCGGCACCGGGAACACCCGCCTGCTGGGCGTCGCCCTGAGCAACCTCAGCGAGATCGACGGTGACCTCAGCGCCTTCGAGGACGCCCTGACCCTGCTGACCAGCGCCGGGCAGCAGGAACTGGTCGCGCAGATCCGCCGCAACGCCCAGCTCCAGACACCGTGA
- a CDS encoding DNA gyrase subunit B, with product MTQIDDPINTPVQDITTTAGPSADYTAADISVLEGMDAVRKRPGMYVQGGTGIDGYHQLLTEIIDNGIDEGLAGFADEIHVILHADGAATVTDNGRGIPIDIMQSKGRPAIEVIFSELHAGGKFGQGAYKVSGGLHGVGSTVVNALSTYLDVTVNKHGHLHNIRFEKGILVKPLRDEGPTPEGVTWATRVSFHPDPSIFKEFDNQFNYDRIRNRLRELGYLTGLKIVIRDERTELHAGQIKEETFHEKGGVANFARALVTDDTKLLYDQPIVMRGKHSDVEVEVAFIHANTYASDNILTYANMIRTRDGGTPLTGFKTAYTRILNKYARDKNMIKAGNPVPSGDDLLEGIYCVVSVKLGDPQFESQAKVKLLNSEAQTAVNAVVGEKFAEFLEENPKVGKTIVEKAAEAARAREAARKARDIVRRSNPLENDDLPGKLADCSSQDPSESELFIVEGISAGGSAKGGRERRFQAILPLRGKILNVEKAELNKILKNAEIRALIGTIGAGVEGTGDRMHFDLTNLRYHKIIIMTDADMDGGHIATLLLTFFYRYMRPIVEAGYLYIAQPPLYRIMIGREKKGTYLYDNDALKVAVAQANREGKKYDIQRFKGLGEMNADQLWDTTMNPETRVLKRVGIEDLIVANEVFENLMGTEVAPRKVFIQENARFAEISV from the coding sequence ATGACCCAGATCGACGACCCCATCAACACCCCCGTGCAGGACATCACCACCACCGCCGGCCCCAGCGCCGACTACACCGCCGCCGACATCAGCGTCCTCGAAGGCATGGACGCCGTGCGCAAACGCCCCGGCATGTACGTCCAGGGCGGCACCGGCATCGACGGCTACCACCAGCTGCTGACCGAAATCATCGACAACGGCATCGACGAGGGCCTCGCCGGATTCGCCGACGAGATCCACGTCATCCTCCACGCCGACGGCGCCGCCACCGTCACCGACAACGGCCGCGGCATCCCCATCGACATCATGCAGAGCAAGGGCCGCCCCGCCATCGAGGTCATCTTCAGCGAACTCCACGCCGGCGGCAAATTCGGCCAGGGCGCCTACAAGGTCAGCGGCGGCCTGCACGGCGTCGGCAGCACCGTCGTGAACGCCCTGAGCACCTACCTCGACGTGACCGTCAACAAACACGGCCACCTGCACAACATCCGCTTCGAGAAGGGCATCCTCGTCAAACCCCTGCGCGACGAGGGCCCCACCCCCGAGGGCGTCACCTGGGCCACCCGCGTCTCCTTCCACCCGGACCCCAGCATCTTCAAGGAGTTCGACAACCAGTTCAACTACGACCGCATCCGCAACCGCCTGCGCGAACTCGGCTACCTGACCGGCCTGAAAATCGTCATCCGCGACGAACGCACCGAACTGCACGCCGGGCAGATCAAGGAAGAAACCTTCCACGAAAAAGGCGGCGTCGCCAACTTCGCCCGCGCACTCGTCACCGACGACACCAAACTCCTGTACGACCAGCCCATCGTCATGCGCGGCAAGCACAGCGACGTCGAGGTCGAGGTGGCCTTCATCCACGCCAACACCTACGCCAGCGACAACATCCTGACGTACGCCAACATGATCCGCACCCGCGACGGCGGCACCCCCCTGACCGGCTTCAAGACCGCGTACACCCGCATCCTGAACAAGTACGCCCGCGACAAGAACATGATCAAGGCCGGGAACCCCGTCCCCAGCGGCGACGACCTCCTCGAAGGCATCTACTGCGTCGTCAGCGTCAAACTCGGCGACCCGCAATTCGAATCGCAGGCCAAGGTCAAACTCCTGAACAGCGAAGCGCAGACCGCCGTGAACGCCGTCGTCGGCGAGAAATTCGCCGAATTCCTCGAGGAGAACCCCAAGGTCGGCAAGACCATCGTCGAGAAAGCCGCCGAGGCCGCCCGCGCCAGAGAAGCCGCCCGCAAGGCCCGCGACATCGTCCGCCGCAGCAACCCCCTGGAAAACGACGACCTGCCCGGCAAACTCGCCGACTGCAGCAGCCAGGACCCCAGTGAGAGCGAACTGTTCATCGTCGAAGGCATCAGCGCCGGCGGCAGCGCCAAGGGCGGCCGCGAACGCCGCTTCCAGGCGATCCTCCCCCTGCGCGGCAAGATCCTGAACGTCGAAAAAGCCGAACTGAACAAGATCCTCAAGAACGCCGAGATCCGCGCCCTGATCGGCACCATCGGCGCCGGCGTCGAAGGCACCGGCGACCGCATGCACTTCGACCTCACCAACCTCCGCTACCACAAGATCATCATCATGACCGACGCCGACATGGACGGCGGCCACATCGCCACCCTGCTCCTGACCTTCTTCTACCGCTACATGCGCCCCATCGTCGAAGCCGGCTACCTCTACATCGCCCAGCCGCCCCTGTACCGCATCATGATCGGCCGCGAAAAGAAAGGCACCTACCTCTACGACAACGACGCCCTGAAAGTCGCCGTCGCCCAGGCCAACCGCGAAGGCAAGAAGTACGACATCCAACGCTTCAAAGGCCTCGGCGAGATGAACGCCGACCAGCTCTGGGACACCACCATGAACCCCGAAACCCGCGTCCTCAAACGCGTCGGCATCGAAGACCTCATCGTCGCCAACGAAGTCTTCGAGAACCTCATGGGCACCGAAGTCGCCCCCCGCAAAGTCTTCATTCAAGAAAACGCCAGATTCGCCGAAATCAGCGTGTAA
- a CDS encoding S8 family serine peptidase, translated as MNVKVAGKPAPTEINVAPDFSKLLTTPKQQRQQVNVQADAAGIIATTPGTFKPAINVTELNNFLTEQLGRPFKLESRLTPQQLQEIRNLPTSPQSLSPRLTAQELERLQEFLAARSDFRGFTGFDLSRPTFQVLNPFQVKQLDLQFAPGSQNTRDIDDLLDRSLRLTGQTSFTGGAREKLKAQLLNGTVPTLTYTLDPKLLQNLQGAAPPDACTQVQEIQVADRASQVAYRTAVDNYGVDIRLDPTAEPVGGQGTAVGRIQTMTPAARSSSWSVLSRRNYGVAGQPTSQGLQNNLSVYLLDSLDAEGADDPFRRTVKLKSSESVEFVGHGIHLKEIIMAIANVPKEAFRIVPVCDGSGCSTAKVIMGVCQAAAEKISSPGRRVLVNMSFSTPLPGQFLQEVMKFAASKGVVFLAAHGNAPRLTEDAEITEESPFSCAKYVKDDRCHHFPGDWAYSSRGAGAMQGVYSVSAASCTANVWSKSSYTRADLPADRAQSLPPSVYFPGSWPFPIKLNGQETYANYNGTSFATAVATSIMIRNGDLNAYARLNGRC; from the coding sequence GTGAACGTGAAAGTGGCTGGAAAGCCCGCCCCGACAGAGATCAACGTGGCACCGGACTTCTCGAAGTTGCTGACTACACCTAAGCAGCAGAGGCAACAGGTGAACGTGCAGGCGGATGCTGCTGGCATCATTGCGACGACGCCCGGAACTTTCAAACCTGCCATCAACGTCACAGAACTCAACAATTTCCTGACCGAACAGCTGGGAAGGCCCTTCAAGCTGGAAAGTCGCCTGACCCCCCAGCAATTGCAGGAGATAAGGAACCTCCCCACCAGTCCCCAGAGCCTGAGCCCCCGCCTGACTGCGCAGGAACTGGAGCGGTTGCAGGAGTTCCTTGCTGCCAGATCAGACTTTCGCGGTTTCACGGGCTTTGACCTGTCCCGGCCAACGTTTCAGGTCCTGAATCCTTTTCAGGTCAAACAACTGGACCTCCAGTTCGCCCCCGGATCACAGAACACACGGGACATAGACGATCTTCTGGACAGGTCCCTGCGCCTCACGGGGCAGACTTCGTTCACCGGTGGTGCTCGGGAGAAGCTCAAAGCCCAGTTGCTGAACGGCACGGTTCCAACCCTGACGTACACCCTGGATCCCAAACTGCTCCAGAACTTGCAGGGGGCCGCCCCACCGGACGCCTGCACGCAGGTGCAGGAAATTCAGGTGGCTGACCGGGCAAGTCAGGTGGCGTACCGGACCGCAGTGGACAACTATGGCGTCGATATTCGCCTTGACCCGACAGCAGAACCGGTCGGGGGGCAGGGGACGGCAGTTGGAAGGATTCAGACGATGACTCCGGCCGCCAGGAGCAGCAGTTGGTCGGTACTGTCGCGCCGCAATTACGGTGTTGCCGGGCAGCCGACATCTCAGGGTCTGCAAAACAATCTCAGTGTTTACTTGCTGGACTCTCTGGATGCCGAGGGGGCGGACGATCCGTTTCGCCGGACAGTCAAGCTGAAATCGAGCGAAAGCGTGGAGTTCGTCGGCCATGGTATTCATCTCAAGGAGATCATCATGGCCATTGCCAACGTCCCCAAAGAGGCATTCCGGATCGTGCCGGTCTGCGACGGGTCGGGGTGCAGCACGGCGAAGGTCATCATGGGGGTCTGTCAGGCCGCGGCCGAGAAGATCAGCTCCCCGGGCAGGCGGGTGCTGGTGAACATGAGTTTCAGTACGCCGCTGCCCGGTCAGTTTCTGCAGGAAGTCATGAAGTTCGCAGCGAGTAAGGGTGTTGTCTTCCTGGCAGCTCACGGAAATGCGCCCCGTCTGACCGAAGACGCAGAAATCACTGAAGAAAGCCCGTTCTCATGCGCGAAGTACGTCAAGGATGACCGCTGCCATCACTTCCCAGGAGACTGGGCATACTCCAGTCGGGGTGCAGGTGCAATGCAGGGGGTCTACAGTGTATCTGCTGCTTCCTGCACTGCGAATGTCTGGAGTAAGTCGAGCTACACGCGCGCCGACCTGCCTGCTGATCGCGCCCAGAGTTTGCCTCCCAGCGTCTACTTCCCGGGGTCATGGCCGTTCCCGATCAAGCTGAACGGACAGGAGACGTACGCCAACTACAACGGTACCTCGTTCGCGACGGCCGTCGCCACATCCATCATGATCCGCAATGGTGACCTGAATGCCTATGCGCGGCTGAACGGGAGGTGTTGA
- a CDS encoding S8/S53 family peptidase translates to MIRTARCIRLPALLLLLLLGAARAQSGATAVTAVRTAGVYPAAAAPGETAWIFGLNGVAPEGKLNVGGQATGYRLDRASGWLAFQVPPGAAGGPQLLTLSGAPQPLRLNVLTVPPGTDALVYVRPDAAKTVQAEYTRRLQAVQETCARSCPAEVQAVLKRLSAQPFPALTPITPPVKGQGVTPGLAARVTVTPTQAIRAPLIDLTTLKTANLTRLLNPPARPATAPTDPICSALAGNVPTTGLPLGQVLTLLELIFAGDLQTDPTRVGWPDQANEPPLAKTPPATVLGRLLNLRGGSGRGVTIHVLDTASAAEDPFTYSGQYYAVTFTDRPHHGRAIGEIAQTVAPGAAVQYRQVCDRDGTCSTLKTVQALCAVADEARRGGRHVVNLSVGGPNPTRGLELALREVAALGVPTTASYGNRDDCAGLVAGDRCNHYPADWTRAFEFGPSINLASRSLRPTMLLSVAGWDIAGQQLATYNRGTGNPGVPTEAPSVQAPGEFWLGSPMYPYFGTSFAAPVVSGVLANWMSCRPGVPLLPLITTPGQVPIAPGTVNACP, encoded by the coding sequence ATGATCCGAACCGCACGCTGCATCCGTCTGCCCGCACTTCTGCTTCTGCTCCTGCTGGGGGCCGCCCGGGCCCAGTCCGGCGCGACGGCCGTCACCGCTGTCCGCACCGCCGGGGTGTACCCGGCCGCCGCCGCGCCCGGCGAGACCGCCTGGATCTTCGGCCTGAACGGCGTGGCTCCGGAAGGCAAGCTGAATGTGGGTGGACAGGCGACCGGATACCGCCTGGACCGCGCCAGCGGCTGGCTGGCCTTCCAGGTGCCGCCGGGAGCGGCCGGGGGCCCACAGCTCCTCACCCTGAGCGGCGCCCCGCAGCCCCTGCGTCTGAACGTCCTGACCGTCCCCCCCGGCACCGACGCCCTGGTGTACGTCCGCCCGGACGCGGCGAAGACCGTGCAGGCCGAGTACACCCGTCGCCTCCAGGCGGTGCAGGAAACCTGCGCCAGAAGCTGCCCGGCAGAGGTTCAGGCCGTCCTGAAACGCCTCAGCGCCCAGCCGTTCCCCGCCCTGACCCCCATCACGCCACCCGTGAAGGGCCAGGGGGTCACGCCGGGACTGGCCGCGCGGGTCACCGTGACCCCCACCCAGGCGATCCGTGCGCCCCTGATCGACCTGACCACCCTGAAAACCGCGAACCTGACCCGGCTGCTGAACCCGCCCGCGCGCCCGGCCACGGCTCCCACCGACCCGATCTGTTCGGCGCTGGCCGGCAACGTTCCGACCACCGGGCTGCCCCTCGGGCAGGTGCTGACGCTGCTGGAACTGATCTTCGCCGGAGACCTGCAGACCGATCCCACCCGCGTCGGCTGGCCCGACCAGGCGAACGAACCTCCCCTCGCGAAGACACCACCTGCCACCGTGCTTGGCCGCCTCCTGAACCTGAGGGGCGGCAGTGGCAGGGGCGTGACCATCCACGTCCTCGACACGGCCAGCGCGGCCGAGGACCCCTTCACCTACAGCGGGCAGTACTACGCCGTGACCTTCACGGACCGCCCCCACCACGGCCGGGCCATCGGGGAGATCGCGCAGACCGTCGCACCCGGCGCGGCCGTGCAGTACCGGCAGGTGTGCGACAGGGACGGCACCTGCTCCACCCTGAAAACCGTGCAGGCCCTGTGCGCCGTCGCCGACGAGGCGCGGCGCGGCGGGCGGCACGTCGTGAACCTCAGCGTGGGCGGCCCGAACCCCACGCGCGGCCTGGAACTCGCGCTGCGCGAGGTCGCCGCGCTGGGCGTGCCGACCACCGCCAGTTACGGCAACCGGGACGACTGCGCCGGGCTGGTCGCCGGGGACCGCTGCAACCACTACCCCGCCGACTGGACCCGCGCGTTCGAATTCGGCCCGTCCATCAACCTCGCCTCCCGCAGCCTGCGGCCCACCATGCTGCTCAGCGTGGCCGGGTGGGACATCGCCGGGCAGCAACTGGCCACCTACAACCGGGGCACGGGCAACCCCGGCGTGCCGACCGAGGCGCCCAGCGTGCAGGCCCCCGGTGAATTCTGGCTGGGATCGCCCATGTACCCGTACTTCGGCACCAGCTTCGCCGCGCCGGTCGTGAGCGGTGTCCTGGCGAACTGGATGAGCTGCCGGCCCGGCGTGCCGCTGCTGCCCCTGATCACCACGCCCGGGCAGGTCCCCATCGCGCCGGGCACCGTGAACGCCTGCCCCTGA